Below is a window of Aeromonas veronii DNA.
CAAAACGATATGAAAGGATGTCAGTGATGAGTGCGCTCCAGAATAGCAAACCGCTTTCTTACAAGGCAATTGAGTCGATGCAGCCAGGAGACATGAAACATCGCGCCTTGCCACGCAGGATCATGGCGGTGGTGTTCTGATGATGTTGTCAAACTGGCTATCGAGGGTGGAGAGATATCCGGCCCGATGGATCGGGCCGGATGGAGGGCTCAGTGGGTACGCAGCAGTCTGCGGGTGAACGGCAGGGCCGCCAGCAGATGATAGGCCAGCAGAGACGACCCCAGCAGCAGCGGCACCTTGGCGATCTCCCACTGGATGGATGCACCCTGCGGGCCAAACATGAAGAGCCAGACCACCAGCATCATGTGCAGACAGTAGATCCCGAGCACTTTGGGAGCCTGGCGCTCCAGCCAGCTGCCCTTGCCCCATTCGGGGTTGGCCAGCAGTAGACCAAACAGACCGAGGGCCCAGGGAAGGGAGCCGAGCAGGAAGTCGTGGCGGGTGAGCGGCACCCCAGCGAAGTGCTGCAGCGCCCAGGCTTCACAGCCATAGAGCGCCACGCCCGCCAGCAGCAGTTGCCAGCCGGTGCTGGCATCCGGTTGCCACTGACGCTGGCGCAGCAGGGCCCCCAGCGCCACAAACAGCAGGGAGAAGAAGGGGCCGTTACGGGTGAGCAGTGGCCACTCGGCGCCCAGTAGCGGTTTGGCATAGGAGCCCCCCAGCAACGCCAGCAGGTAGAGGCCAAGACCCAGCCAGAGAGCGAGCGCTGGCCTGCCAAGCCGGTAGCAGAGTGCCAGCAGGGTCACCGCCATGATCAGGGCTGGCAGGAACCAGAGGTGGATCATGCCGCCCACCAGCCAGCCGTTGAGGGGGTCGGCGAGCTGGAACTGCCACTGCCCGCGCAGGGAGGCCAGATAGCCTTGCTGCACGGCAGCCAGCGGATTGAACGGCACCAGCAGGTAGACCAGACTCCACGCCAGCCAGAGCAGCAGCAAGGGGCGGCAGTAGCGCCAGGCTACGGTCAGCGGCGCCTCGCGAGTCAGTCTCGGCTGCAGAAAGTAACCGGCACAGAGGAAAAACAGCGGCACGGCAAAGCGGCATAGCTGGTTGATGGCGCCGCTCAGCCAGAGCCAGGATCCGCTTCCCCACAGGGTGGGATTGAACGGATTGGCGAAGGGGGAGACGTGAATGGTCATCACGGCCAGAATGGCCAGCACCCGCCCGCACTCGATACTGGAAATACGCATGGTGGCTCGTCGTTACAGGGATGGTAACGGCACGCTAAAACCCTTGCTGGCGACTTACAACCAATTGATTTTATTAGTGTGAATCACGCTGTTGAGTAGTTACGTTTTGTAACTGGATGGCGGAAGGTGTTACCTGTAACGGGAGCAAGCTCCCGTTTTTTGAGCGCGGTCATGGAGAATAAAAAAGGGCCGATTGGCCCTTTTTTGATGCTTTTTGATGGCTACCGGCTCAAGCCAGCAGGCCCTGTAGCCGTGCCACAATCGGGCCATTGGCATCGGGAAAGTGATAGTTGTGCAACTCTGCCACCGGCACCCACAGACACTCCTGCCCCTCCTTACCAAACGGTTCGCCGCTAAAATGGGTCACCTTCCAGATATCGAGCAAGACCTGCTTCTCGGGGTAGTCGTGCTGCAACTCCATGAAGGGAGCACAATCCTGCACCCGGATACCGATCTCTTCCCACAGCTCCCGATCCAGCGCGGTGAGCAGATCCTCGCCCGACTCCACCTTGCCACCGGGAAACTCCCAACGATCCCCCTGATGACGGTCGGAGGAGCGTCTGGCGATGAAGATATCGCCCCGTTCATTCTCGATGACGCCAACCGCCACCCAGATCCGCTTTTTCTGTTCCATCTTGTTACCTTTACACGCTATGCATGACCGGACCGTTAGATGAACCCAACCTCCGGTTGGGTGAGCGGCCGATGATGCCTGATATCCGATTTCCTTTCGTCAAGTGGCGCCACCCCGGTGACTTTGCCACCCTCTGACAAAAACAAGGCGGGCACCGGGCCCGCCTTGTCATGGCATTACGTCGATCAGGTCAACTGACCGTGGCAATGCTTGTACTTCTTGCCGGAGCCACACGGGCAGGGATCGTTGCGACCGATCTTCTGCTCGTCGCGCACAAAGGTGGTGTGACCCTCTTCGCCTGCGGCCTCTTCATCGGCCAGCTGATTCTCTGCCGCGGCGTGGGTGTAGGTACGGGGAGCGGCTTCCGCCTGCTGGCGCTGCTGCTCTTCCATCGCTTCCACATCGCGCTCCTGGACCTGAACCCGGCTCAGGATGCTGACCACATCGCGCTTGAGGGTTTCCAGCATCTGGGTGAACAGATCGAAGGATTCGCGCTTGTACTCCTGCTTGGGGTTCTTCTGGGCGTAACCGCGCAGATGGATGCCCTGACGCAGGTGATCCATGGCCGCCAGATGCTCTTTCCACAGACCATCCAGAGTTTGCAGCATCACTGCTTTCTCGAAGTTGCGCAGCACCTCTTTGCCGACCAGCTCTTCCTTGTGGGCATAGAGCTTGGTGGCTTCATCCAGAATGCGCTCGCGCAACTTCTCTTCATACAGCTTGTCATCTTCCGCCAGCCACTGTTGCAGCGGCAGGTCGAGGGCGAAGTCTGCCCTCAGACGCGTTTCCAGGCCCGGCACGTCCCACATCTCTTCCAGAGACTGGGGCGGGATGTACTCGTCAATCACCGCACCGTACACGTCGTCACGGATAAGATGAATGGTCTCGGAGATGTCGTTGGTATCCAGCAACTCATTGCGCTGCTCGTAGACCACCTTGCGCTGGTCGTTGGCCACGTCGTCAAACTCCAGCAAGCTCTTGCGGATGTCGAAGTTACGACCTTCCACCTTGCGCTGGGCGTTTTCGATCGCCTTGGTGACCCACGGGTGCTCGATGGCTTCGCCCTCTTCCATACCCAGCTTCTTCATCATGCCGGTCACGCGGTCTGAGGCGAAGATCCGCATCAGGGTATCTTCCATGGAGAGGTAGAAACGGGAGGAGCCCGGGTCACCCTGACGACCGGAACGGCCGCGCAGCTGGTTGTCGATACGACGGGATTCGTGACGCTCGGTACCGATAATGTGCAGACCACCGGCGGCCAGCACCTCATCGTGACGCACCTGCCAGGCGGCTTTCAGCTCGGCAATCTGCTCGCTGGTCGGGTTTTCCAGCTTGGCAATCTCTGCCTGCCAGTTGCCGCCCAATACGATGTCGGTACCACGACCGGCCATGTTGGTGGCGATGGTCACCGCGCCAATCTGACCCGCCTGAGCAACGATCTCCGCTTCCATAGCGTGGAACTTGGCGTTCAGCACCTTGTGCGGGATCTTCTCCTTGGTCA
It encodes the following:
- a CDS encoding acyltransferase family protein, with the protein product MRISSIECGRVLAILAVMTIHVSPFANPFNPTLWGSGSWLWLSGAINQLCRFAVPLFFLCAGYFLQPRLTREAPLTVAWRYCRPLLLLWLAWSLVYLLVPFNPLAAVQQGYLASLRGQWQFQLADPLNGWLVGGMIHLWFLPALIMAVTLLALCYRLGRPALALWLGLGLYLLALLGGSYAKPLLGAEWPLLTRNGPFFSLLFVALGALLRQRQWQPDASTGWQLLLAGVALYGCEAWALQHFAGVPLTRHDFLLGSLPWALGLFGLLLANPEWGKGSWLERQAPKVLGIYCLHMMLVVWLFMFGPQGASIQWEIAKVPLLLGSSLLAYHLLAALPFTRRLLRTH
- the mutT gene encoding 8-oxo-dGTP diphosphatase MutT, with amino-acid sequence MEQKKRIWVAVGVIENERGDIFIARRSSDRHQGDRWEFPGGKVESGEDLLTALDRELWEEIGIRVQDCAPFMELQHDYPEKQVLLDIWKVTHFSGEPFGKEGQECLWVPVAELHNYHFPDANGPIVARLQGLLA